TGCTCACTCATGCTAGTAAAGTATATATCGGAGTATTAACCGGCAGGAGTGGGGCGAAGCTAGAGGTTTACTTTGAGCAGAAGGGGATAGATGGTGGGTTTGTCCATGATCAGGGAACAGTGAGGAGAGGGAATACCGGAGGCTTCTTGTATCCGCAAGCCGATGGTTATCCGATAATTACAACAATAGAAAATGGCGAACATCGAGTGCCGATCCGAAATGAAGTTACGGTTACAGAATCAAGTGTTGTGATCGATACGTTCAATCCCGACGGCAATGAAGAGGTCGTGTATTGTATTGATTATGGACAGAAGCAGCTCGGGAACCTTTGTTTCACTTATGCAGGAGCGAACGCTGATGCTGTTGCATTTGAACATCCCGAGTGTCCTTGCGAGGCGCCTGATCTAAGACTAAGAGGAATCATCTTCGATGGAAACAATGTTCGTAATTTCTCCATGGGCGGACACACAGTGGGGCAGTGGCTAGGTGATGGGACTCCGAGCTTTAATGATCCTCCCTACCCTCATGTAGATGAGCTGCTCCGGTATGTCCCTTTCACTCCGCAGCTCACGATTATTCAAGCTCCGATCGTGAATGAATATTTAAGGCAGACTCCGATTGCTACCTTTACCGCCAATTTAGCTAGCTTACTCGACAAATTAAACCATCACTACAATCATGAAGGCTTGAAGGGGATGGACGTACTCCTATTTACGACGCCAGGAGATAAGGTCATAACCTATGAAGGAGGAGCGTCTGCCCCGATTGGTTATGGCGAATATTATGGTGCGGTTAAGGCATTTGCAATCAAGTATGGCTATGGGTTTGTGGATTTTGAACAGTATTTCCGAGATTGTGTGACAGCAGGGCTGCTAGATTATGAATTTCTATTCGATGATAATATTCATCCGGGTCCCTACGTGAATGAATTTATCCGTGAAATGCTTAGCGATATTATCGATTTAATGATGTGAATAGGGATACTTGTGCGAGATAAATTAGAAGCTATGATCATTGCGATCATGGCTTCTTTTATTCGTTTATAAAGATATGACAGTACTAAGTTTTGTCTATAGAAGCACTAATTTGCCTCCATATTGTAAGCGCTCTATAAAAATTATAATAAGTTAAGTCTTAAGACAAGGTTAGCTGAAGGAGAGAGAGAACATGCAGAAAGTACTTTTCAAGGAGGTAGCCAAGCATAAGTACATGTACCTTCTGGTTGCTCCAGTATTGGTTTATTACATCCTGTTCGCCTACTTGCCGATGTATGGCATCGTTTTGGCGTTTAAGGATTTTGATTATTCCAAAGGCATAACGGGCAGTCCATGGGTGGGCTTGAAACATTTCCAAGAGGTAATACAGTATAGCGATTTTTGGAATGCATTTAACAACACTCTTATTATTAGCTTAGGTCGATTAATATTTGAATTTCCTGCCCCAATCATTCTCGCTCTATTACTGAATGAAGTAACTAGGTACAGACTGAAAAAGTTTTTTCAAACTGTATTTACGTTTCCGCATTTCTTATCATGGGTCATATTGGGCGGAATCATCACGAATTTTTTGGGAGACTCAGGGGTATTTAACCAGCTGCTGGTATCTATCGGGCTTGAAAAAAGAAATTTATTGGTTGAGCCTTCAAGCTTTCGCTATTTATTGTTTCTTACCGACACATGGCGGGAAATTGGTTGGGGTGCGATTTTATACTTAGCTGCTATTGCAGGGATTAATCCTGAATTATATGAAGCCGCTCATGTGGATGGTGCCAATCGATTTCAGCAGCTGAAGGCAGTGACTTGGCCATCAATACGTTACACAGCATCTATTCTTTTCATTCTAGCAGTCGGGAATGCAATGAATGGCGGCTTCGATCAAATTTTTAATCTTTATAACTCCGTGGTTTATGATGTTGCAGATATTCTGGATACCTATGTTTATCGCTACACGTTCATCACAGGAGATAGCTTCAGTATTTCTACTGCTGTTGGTCTTATTAAATCGATTATTAACTTTGCACTCCTTATTGGAGCTAATTACTTGGTGCGTTATTTGGGTGAGGAGGGAGTAACTTAAATGGAAACAGATCAGCCAGAGTTGTCTAATGGGGCAATCGAGCATCGAACCCGGATAGCTGGAAAAGGAAAGAATCGACTGGTAGAGCTCATAATAACAGCATTCTTGGGTTTACTTGCGTGCATCTCGATTTTCCCTTTTTATAATGTGCTTATTACTTCATTTGGAGAGGCTTCCGCAATGGCGAAGCAATCGGTTTATCTTATTCCGACATCCTTTAATCTCACTGCTTATGAATACATTTTTAGCGGAGACAAGATACTGAAGTCCTTTCTAATTTCGTTTGTGGTCACGGTTGGCGGTACGTTCACTAACCTGCTTTTATCACTTTGCGGGGCGTATGCATTATCGAAAAGGACTATGCCAGGTCGGAATATCATGCTGTATATGATTCTATTTACAATGTTTTTTAGCGGAGGATTAATTCCCTATTATTTAACCGTTAAAGATATAGGACTTGTTAATAACATTCTGGTTATGATTGTTCCCTTGGCGGTCAATACGTTTTATCTAATAATCGTGATGTCTTATTTCCGTACACTGCCGCCTGCACTTGAGGAATCAGCCAAAATTGATGGGGCGAACGACATCCAAATATTAGCCAAAATCATTATTCCGATATCCATGCCTACTATTGCGGCTGTTGGCTTGTTTTATGCAGTAGATCGTTGGAATGAATGGTGGCATGCGATGCTTTTTATAAGTGACATTAATAAGTATCCTTTGCAATTGCTGCTGCGTCAGGTTTTAGTGAATTTTAACGAAATCTTGCAGAATGGTATTGCTAGCTCAATGGCTCAAAAAGCGGCGGGGATTTACCCAGATACGATCAAAATGGCAGTCGTGGTTGTAGCTTCTATCCCGATTTTGCTGGTGTATCCTTTCTTACAAAAGTATTTTACCAAAGGTATGATGCTAGGATCTATCAAGGGTTAGTAAACGTGTATGCTTTCTAAGCGTATTCTTTTATTATAAAATTAAGATTATGGGGGAATAGTCAATGCAAAAAACGAAAAAAGTAGTTTCAGTATTAATAGCAGCTTTGTTCATGGTATCCATGCTAGCTGCTTGCAGTAAGGGAAATGATAAAAATGCGGGGGCAACGAGCACACCATTGCAAACGGTTTCAAATGAATCGGCAACACCTGAAGAAGCTTTAAATCCAGAAGATAAATTTAAAGATCCTATGGAAATTTCAATTGGCTATTGGGAAATTGGTAGTGCATTTCAACAGCCAGATAAAGATGAGCTGCTACAATTTCTGCAAAAGAAATTTAACATTACAATGAAACCGCGGCAAGTAGGCTGGGCGGATTATATGGAGAAATATAAGGTCTGGGCTGCATCAGGAGAGTTACCGGATATCTCTTCTATTAATATTGCCAATGATAACAGAGCTTTGTATAACAGCTGGACCTCACAGGGAGTCGTTCGTACCCTCCCAGATGATTTATCCCAATATCCGAATTTGAGCAAAGGACTTGAATCTGCGGATGTGCAAGCAATGAAAACAAATGGCAAGTTTTATATGTATCCGCGGTTAACCTATCCAACTCCAGATGTATGGCAGGGAGACAGAGCAATTCTGGTTCGCAAGGACTGGATGGATAAGCTGGGCATTAGCGATCCGAAAAGCTTTGATGATTTTTCAAAAATGTTAAAAAGTTTTGCCGAGAAAGATCCTGATGGAAACAACAAACAAGATACTGTAGGCTTGGAATCTCATAGTATTAGCCATCTTACTTATCTAGCTATCTCCACATTACCACAGTTTGCTAGCACATCTTGGTTGCTGGAGGATGGAAAATGGATTCCGCCCTATGCGTCCAAACAATTTCCTGAGGTTCTAAAGCAATTGAGGCAATTGGTTACCGATAATGCGATTGATAAAGACTTTGCCATCTTAAAGGGTAATGAAGCCTTAGAAAAATTTGCTCAAGGTCGTGCGGGGGCATTCTCCTATGCAGTCTCACCACTTAATTTAAAAATTCTTGCCGATGCATGGGATAAATATAACCCGGACAAGAAATTTACAGATACGGTAAAGGTACTGCCGCTATGGCCAGCAGCAGATGGAAATGTGTATCATTTCTCGGTTACAACACCTTGGTCAGAAAGCTATTTTAGTAAGAATGTTGATGACAAGAAAATGGACCGTATCCTTAGCTTGTATGATTATTTAGTTTCGCCAGAGGGTCAAATTTTGACTACTTACGGAATTGAAGGTAAGGATTATACCAAAGATGGTGATACATTTGTTATCACTCGACCTAAGGATGAGAAAACAAATCAGCCTTTAGCTTTAGCGGCCTCTTATCCTTCATTAGCTGTATTAGGAACGTTAGTAACTTGGGGTCAGGAAAAATCTTATTTAGACAATGAGATTAACAAGGTCAATTTTGGAGCTGATAATCTAAAGTTCGCAATTGCAGAATATGATTACTTGACCAAGAACACAAAATCAATTGACCAAAATTTTGCGGTAAACGCGATATCCACACCAGCCAAAGATGGCCTCTCGTACAATGTTGGTGATGACGTCATTAAAATTATGCTGTCAAAAGAGGATCCGACTAAGATGTGGCAGGATTTAATCAAGGGCTATAATACCAAAGGATTAGCAGAGGCTATAACAGAATTGAATGCAAAAGTAGCAGAATTAGGAATTAAGTAGTCTTGCATCTAGCAGGCAACCGTAATGTCGTTAGATTGTGGCGATATTGCGGTTGCCTTAGCGATTTGTCGATCAAGCTCAAATTATAGTAAGGAAGAGGAAAAAAATGAATAATGGAGATAGCACAATTACAATACCGGAAGCTACACATACATGGAATAACACAATGCCCTTAATCGT
This portion of the Cohnella abietis genome encodes:
- a CDS encoding SGNH/GDSL hydrolase family protein, with the protein product MRVDTLRFLAKAAINLKAANFPVLTARRRAHSTTDLEVLMLGDSHGWGQGSPGYDVIFPAYSTHMSVPYSKGFFAGLREHIIRKYDFYPAAILPGRGNQAGNRNPVSGIYKEIEVDVVAPVSAAGYYAPRHDERQAAANLGYLAFNNKFSEKLLILAPDTSGSAMFQVDMLTHASKVYIGVLTGRSGAKLEVYFEQKGIDGGFVHDQGTVRRGNTGGFLYPQADGYPIITTIENGEHRVPIRNEVTVTESSVVIDTFNPDGNEEVVYCIDYGQKQLGNLCFTYAGANADAVAFEHPECPCEAPDLRLRGIIFDGNNVRNFSMGGHTVGQWLGDGTPSFNDPPYPHVDELLRYVPFTPQLTIIQAPIVNEYLRQTPIATFTANLASLLDKLNHHYNHEGLKGMDVLLFTTPGDKVITYEGGASAPIGYGEYYGAVKAFAIKYGYGFVDFEQYFRDCVTAGLLDYEFLFDDNIHPGPYVNEFIREMLSDIIDLMM
- a CDS encoding ABC transporter permease — protein: MQKVLFKEVAKHKYMYLLVAPVLVYYILFAYLPMYGIVLAFKDFDYSKGITGSPWVGLKHFQEVIQYSDFWNAFNNTLIISLGRLIFEFPAPIILALLLNEVTRYRLKKFFQTVFTFPHFLSWVILGGIITNFLGDSGVFNQLLVSIGLEKRNLLVEPSSFRYLLFLTDTWREIGWGAILYLAAIAGINPELYEAAHVDGANRFQQLKAVTWPSIRYTASILFILAVGNAMNGGFDQIFNLYNSVVYDVADILDTYVYRYTFITGDSFSISTAVGLIKSIINFALLIGANYLVRYLGEEGVT
- a CDS encoding carbohydrate ABC transporter permease translates to METDQPELSNGAIEHRTRIAGKGKNRLVELIITAFLGLLACISIFPFYNVLITSFGEASAMAKQSVYLIPTSFNLTAYEYIFSGDKILKSFLISFVVTVGGTFTNLLLSLCGAYALSKRTMPGRNIMLYMILFTMFFSGGLIPYYLTVKDIGLVNNILVMIVPLAVNTFYLIIVMSYFRTLPPALEESAKIDGANDIQILAKIIIPISMPTIAAVGLFYAVDRWNEWWHAMLFISDINKYPLQLLLRQVLVNFNEILQNGIASSMAQKAAGIYPDTIKMAVVVVASIPILLVYPFLQKYFTKGMMLGSIKG
- a CDS encoding extracellular solute-binding protein, which produces MQKTKKVVSVLIAALFMVSMLAACSKGNDKNAGATSTPLQTVSNESATPEEALNPEDKFKDPMEISIGYWEIGSAFQQPDKDELLQFLQKKFNITMKPRQVGWADYMEKYKVWAASGELPDISSINIANDNRALYNSWTSQGVVRTLPDDLSQYPNLSKGLESADVQAMKTNGKFYMYPRLTYPTPDVWQGDRAILVRKDWMDKLGISDPKSFDDFSKMLKSFAEKDPDGNNKQDTVGLESHSISHLTYLAISTLPQFASTSWLLEDGKWIPPYASKQFPEVLKQLRQLVTDNAIDKDFAILKGNEALEKFAQGRAGAFSYAVSPLNLKILADAWDKYNPDKKFTDTVKVLPLWPAADGNVYHFSVTTPWSESYFSKNVDDKKMDRILSLYDYLVSPEGQILTTYGIEGKDYTKDGDTFVITRPKDEKTNQPLALAASYPSLAVLGTLVTWGQEKSYLDNEINKVNFGADNLKFAIAEYDYLTKNTKSIDQNFAVNAISTPAKDGLSYNVGDDVIKIMLSKEDPTKMWQDLIKGYNTKGLAEAITELNAKVAELGIK